The proteins below are encoded in one region of Myxococcales bacterium:
- a CDS encoding DUF4143 domain-containing protein encodes MSPKALVLELLRKRVGSPISFRSIACDVGISPSTVMRYIEIFEALFIVFRVTRHSRNVARSLLKESKIYFFDTGMVLGDEGSR; translated from the coding sequence ATGTCCCCCAAGGCACTGGTCCTAGAGCTATTGCGCAAACGGGTAGGTTCACCCATATCGTTTCGTTCGATAGCATGCGATGTAGGAATATCGCCAAGCACAGTCATGCGCTATATTGAGATTTTCGAAGCGCTTTTTATTGTGTTTCGAGTAACCCGGCACTCACGCAACGTTGCACGTTCTCTTCTAAAAGAATCTAAGATTTATTTTTTCGACACCGGAATGGTGTTGGGAGATGAAGGGTCTCGTTGA
- a CDS encoding tetratricopeptide repeat protein, which produces MQTASSLKLLAFLALLSVVPIQSASADAAEGHYRAGLEHKRSGDLDEALKDFNKAIANRKGFAAAHLSRGHVFRTQGNYKQALRDYERVIELEPKSAEGYGMAGATLLHLKEYELAAKKLEQAVRLDPEEVTHASNLGAAYRQSGRIDDAVATYRKASKRFPNNVELLNNLGVALRNQRKYKEAVVALEKAVKLKPNDANLQLNLAITLRSAKLYEQAVTHYDKAIALGIDRPAAIFDLAVCYEKLEQNEQAVRTYQRFAKAIRKSDPDAAKEAEKRAKSLE; this is translated from the coding sequence ATGCAGACAGCAAGTTCTCTAAAATTACTAGCCTTTTTGGCCTTATTAAGTGTGGTTCCCATTCAGAGCGCAAGCGCAGATGCAGCTGAGGGGCACTATCGAGCAGGTCTTGAGCATAAGCGATCGGGCGATCTGGACGAGGCGCTCAAGGATTTTAATAAAGCCATCGCGAATCGGAAGGGATTTGCTGCCGCCCACTTGAGCCGGGGTCATGTCTTTCGAACCCAGGGCAATTATAAGCAGGCTTTGCGCGACTACGAACGCGTGATCGAACTCGAGCCCAAAAGCGCAGAAGGCTACGGTATGGCTGGCGCAACTTTGCTGCATCTCAAGGAATACGAACTAGCGGCGAAGAAGCTCGAGCAGGCTGTTAGACTTGATCCGGAAGAAGTCACGCATGCTTCGAATCTTGGCGCAGCCTACCGTCAATCCGGACGCATCGACGATGCCGTTGCAACCTACCGCAAAGCAAGCAAGCGCTTTCCAAACAACGTTGAACTTCTCAATAACCTTGGTGTAGCTCTGCGCAATCAACGCAAATACAAAGAGGCAGTTGTGGCGCTTGAAAAAGCCGTGAAACTAAAACCAAACGATGCAAACTTGCAGCTCAATTTGGCCATCACCTTGCGAAGCGCAAAGCTTTATGAACAAGCAGTTACGCACTACGACAAGGCCATCGCGCTTGGTATTGACCGACCTGCCGCGATTTTTGATTTGGCTGTCTGTTACGAGAAACTCGAACAAAACGAGCAAGCGGTACGTACCTATCAACGTTTCGCCAAAGCTATTCGTAAGTCCGATCCCGATGCCGCAAAAGAAGCTGAAAAACGAGCCAAATCTCTAGAATAA
- a CDS encoding ATP-binding cassette domain-containing protein, with amino-acid sequence MIKVEQVNKYYGSLWAAKNLNFSIKEGECVGFLGLNGAGKSTTLRMLSCLSLPTSGRISICGFDVEDSPHLVVGS; translated from the coding sequence ATGATCAAGGTCGAACAGGTTAATAAGTACTATGGCTCCTTGTGGGCCGCTAAAAACCTAAATTTCTCCATCAAAGAAGGCGAATGTGTGGGCTTTTTAGGCCTAAACGGCGCAGGAAAGAGCACAACTCTGCGCATGCTGAGCTGTCTTAGCTTGCCCACATCGGGACGAATCTCAATCTGCGGATTTGATGTCGAGGACAGCCCCCATCTGGTCGTCGGTTCATAG
- a CDS encoding ABC transporter ATP-binding protein, with protein sequence MPETPPLYPEMTVKEFIDFAGRLRGMDREQLASRVPEVLRLCGIESVKNQVIGTLSHGYKQRVGIAQAIVHDPALLILDEPIKGLDPVQIVEMREMIRSLRGKHTILLSSHILTEIEKTCDRILMIHKGALAGEGTEEELAKRFTSEFRMELEIEGTAEAAKNAIATLPNVKQSEIESIEDRLRIRVTIPHHDRALLSKALVNAGLGLTGMHTLSSGLETAFVQMSQQEQSKESEHA encoded by the coding sequence TTGCCGGAAACTCCACCACTGTATCCAGAAATGACGGTCAAAGAGTTTATTGATTTTGCAGGCCGCTTACGTGGGATGGACCGCGAGCAACTCGCTAGTCGCGTGCCGGAGGTACTGCGCCTGTGTGGCATCGAGTCGGTCAAAAACCAGGTCATTGGCACCTTATCCCATGGCTACAAACAACGTGTGGGTATTGCTCAAGCCATCGTGCATGACCCAGCCCTGTTGATTCTTGATGAACCAATCAAAGGCCTTGATCCAGTTCAGATCGTTGAGATGCGTGAAATGATTCGCAGCTTACGCGGTAAGCATACCATTTTGCTTAGTTCCCATATCCTGACGGAAATCGAAAAGACCTGTGATCGAATTTTGATGATTCACAAAGGCGCTCTTGCTGGCGAAGGCACGGAGGAAGAGCTCGCTAAGCGCTTTACTTCGGAGTTCCGTATGGAGCTTGAAATTGAAGGTACGGCCGAAGCTGCTAAAAATGCAATTGCTACTTTGCCAAACGTAAAGCAAAGCGAGATTGAATCGATTGAAGATCGTTTGCGAATTCGAGTGACCATCCCACATCATGATCGCGCCTTACTGAGCAAAGCCCTTGTTAACGCTGGCCTTGGCCTGACTGGCATGCACACTCTTTCAAGTGGCCTTGAAACAGCATTTGTGCAAATGAGCCAACAAGAGCAAAGCAAGGAGAGTGAACATGCATAA
- a CDS encoding ABC transporter permease subunit gives MHNAILIARRELGAYLRTPSGYIIAAVVLLLDGLFFTTMAVGDSPKLSSEVLETFFFWAGGLTGAAAVFLSMRLFAEEQASGTQILLFTSPVKESEIVMGKFLSALLFLTVITLLSLYLPALIFVNGKISIGHIAAGYLGMLLLGAACLALGTLGSAIASNQLVALLLGGVLVFVFSVLCWHIARVTDPPLSSMMSYMALYVKHFHPFRRGLLQLSSVVIYLSVIYFSLLASIRILQSKRWQ, from the coding sequence ATGCATAACGCCATCTTGATTGCCCGCAGAGAACTCGGCGCCTATTTACGAACTCCTTCCGGCTACATCATCGCTGCAGTTGTCTTGCTGCTTGACGGGCTTTTCTTTACGACCATGGCCGTCGGCGATTCCCCCAAACTGTCTTCCGAAGTGCTAGAAACTTTCTTCTTTTGGGCAGGCGGACTCACTGGCGCAGCCGCGGTATTTCTGTCCATGCGCCTGTTTGCCGAAGAACAAGCCAGCGGCACGCAAATCCTTTTATTCACTTCACCCGTCAAAGAATCTGAGATTGTCATGGGTAAGTTTCTATCTGCTTTACTTTTCCTCACCGTAATCACATTGCTTTCGCTATATTTGCCTGCCCTTATCTTCGTTAACGGTAAGATTTCCATTGGGCACATTGCAGCAGGCTACCTTGGCATGCTGCTGCTTGGAGCAGCTTGCTTAGCTTTAGGCACCTTGGGGTCGGCTATCGCATCCAATCAGCTCGTTGCTCTTTTGCTCGGTGGCGTGCTCGTTTTTGTTTTTTCGGTGCTCTGCTGGCACATCGCACGCGTCACCGACCCTCCCCTTTCATCGATGATGTCCTACATGGCCCTTTATGTTAAACACTTCCATCCCTTTCGAAGAGGACTGCTTCAGCTAAGCAGCGTAGTTATCTATCTTTCAGTGATCTACTTCAGTCTCCTTGCTTCGATTCGCATCTTGCAAAGCAAAAGGTGGCAGTAA
- a CDS encoding Gldg family protein: protein MQQHSTTGMPRFLSTSLLFAGLISLFIAERILSEGGVRTFFLGLCAVLLVGGLAQRILQWRSEKDAKQKVEAYLLFSSAGIVLSLLLYFARSDAGIELFGLTGDSAAHFKGAVTAFWPAVLCVSLSTHLFIEFVYSRMPISEAVELRRVHGAAKTGLTLSLSLVFLFSVNYVASQREFKRDLSYFKTSKPSEGTLSMVKRLSGDPVRVVLFYPKVSDVLGQMTPYFESIDKASSKISVEIKDHALAPELVKQHRIRGNGIVLLLQGDGKNAKAQSFEIGDDLELARGKLKKLDEHFQQNLTKLTRPPRSLHLSVGHREYSSAGQDGDAPGQRTQNLQTLLGRFNISTKELGLAQGLAQEVPADTRAIAILGPREAFLPEEAQALGRYVQHGGRVLVNVDPDSETGLEPFFSLLGIKVEQGILNSKKQHMRRSFTPADHEIVFTNNYSSHPTVTTASGHSREAATVFLRGGALSRLEEKADAISLKPSVIFPMRSGIDSFLDLNDDHEQNGNESSKSYNMMAAITVNQPKGEEGRVVVIADGDFATDQLIRVPGNTLVLVDSLRWLIGEEEIAASLTSEEDIPIEHTRDEDKIWFYATAFGLPLPLLALGIWMARRRRRRSEARS, encoded by the coding sequence ATGCAGCAACATTCTACAACGGGCATGCCGCGTTTCCTTTCAACTTCACTACTCTTTGCTGGACTCATAAGCTTATTTATCGCGGAGCGCATTCTTAGTGAGGGCGGCGTACGTACTTTCTTTTTAGGTCTTTGCGCTGTTCTTCTCGTAGGTGGCCTGGCCCAACGCATCTTGCAATGGCGCAGCGAAAAAGACGCCAAACAAAAAGTCGAAGCCTATTTGCTCTTTAGCTCAGCGGGAATCGTTCTTTCCTTGCTACTTTACTTTGCTCGAAGTGATGCGGGTATCGAACTCTTTGGGTTGACGGGCGATAGCGCTGCGCATTTCAAAGGCGCCGTGACTGCATTTTGGCCCGCAGTGCTGTGCGTTAGCTTAAGCACTCATCTGTTTATTGAATTTGTCTATAGTCGCATGCCGATTAGCGAGGCCGTTGAGCTTCGCCGCGTTCACGGAGCTGCCAAGACTGGACTTACCTTGTCTTTGTCGTTAGTTTTTCTGTTTTCAGTTAACTACGTCGCATCACAGCGCGAATTTAAACGTGACTTGTCCTATTTCAAAACATCAAAGCCCAGTGAAGGCACGCTCTCCATGGTCAAAAGGCTCTCTGGAGACCCTGTTCGTGTTGTGCTTTTCTATCCCAAGGTGAGCGATGTCCTTGGCCAAATGACGCCGTATTTTGAAAGCATTGATAAAGCTTCAAGCAAAATCAGCGTTGAAATAAAAGACCATGCCCTCGCTCCAGAACTGGTCAAACAGCATCGGATTCGCGGCAACGGCATCGTGCTTTTGCTTCAAGGCGACGGAAAAAACGCTAAAGCTCAAAGCTTTGAAATTGGCGATGACTTGGAACTTGCCCGAGGCAAACTAAAAAAGCTTGATGAGCATTTTCAACAAAACCTTACGAAGCTAACTAGGCCCCCGCGCTCCTTGCATCTGAGCGTAGGCCATCGTGAATACTCGAGCGCTGGGCAAGACGGGGATGCTCCTGGACAGCGCACTCAAAACCTACAAACACTGCTCGGACGGTTTAACATTTCAACCAAAGAGCTTGGTTTAGCGCAAGGTCTTGCCCAAGAAGTTCCAGCGGATACGCGGGCCATTGCTATTTTAGGTCCGCGCGAAGCCTTCTTACCCGAAGAAGCGCAAGCGCTCGGCCGTTATGTCCAACATGGTGGAAGAGTCCTGGTGAATGTCGATCCAGACTCAGAGACTGGCCTAGAACCTTTCTTCTCTTTGCTGGGCATCAAGGTCGAGCAAGGCATCCTAAACAGTAAAAAGCAGCATATGCGTCGAAGCTTCACGCCCGCGGATCACGAAATCGTTTTCACCAACAACTACTCTTCGCATCCAACCGTAACCACAGCGAGTGGACATTCCCGAGAAGCCGCTACGGTGTTTTTACGCGGCGGCGCCTTATCACGACTTGAAGAAAAAGCGGATGCGATAAGCTTGAAACCATCGGTGATTTTCCCCATGCGTTCGGGGATCGACAGTTTTCTTGATCTGAACGACGATCACGAACAAAACGGCAATGAAAGCTCCAAGAGCTACAACATGATGGCCGCGATCACTGTAAACCAGCCCAAAGGTGAAGAAGGTCGTGTAGTCGTCATCGCCGACGGCGATTTCGCTACCGACCAATTGATTCGTGTTCCTGGCAACACCCTTGTCTTGGTCGACTCTCTTCGCTGGCTGATCGGCGAAGAAGAAATCGCAGCCAGTCTGACTTCAGAAGAAGATATTCCCATCGAACATACTCGTGATGAAGATAAAATTTGGTTTTATGCCACAGCCTTTGGATTGCCTTTGCCCTTGTTGGCGCTGGGCATTTGGATGGCACGGCGGCGCCGCAGGCGATCGGAGGCTCGATCATGA
- a CDS encoding DUF4340 domain-containing protein, giving the protein MKSVLVHATLAVIALLWAYQTWTHEEESEGPVSEVEIVDCDDSDLQEVSFTSENTFAKLDVRGKGDKKFLWIQSKNKTKNAPNQMQSFVGNEAADEFVNDITPLRAIRSLGTLSKKELKELGLKNSKDKLTLKCDGKTHTLMIGGSTFGSADRYAKFPKKNTVFLLKADLIRHLESAQTRLMQRNMQRFKFADVDEIVVKVDNKTRTLLHRDRREPAKAQWVDKANPTQRNELYGNWLKKVEALRAQRYLAPKQSPNDLLKDKQVKAEPALILEFIAEGKSIGHFEMLQATAEVESFYGKSDATRSWVELITSSAKQVTADARPVVGLEAMPSQSSIQSIPQNPHAHP; this is encoded by the coding sequence ATGAAAAGCGTATTGGTTCATGCCACCTTGGCAGTTATCGCTCTACTATGGGCTTATCAAACCTGGACCCATGAAGAAGAGAGTGAAGGCCCAGTCAGCGAAGTTGAAATCGTTGATTGCGACGATAGCGACTTGCAAGAGGTCTCTTTTACGAGCGAAAACACTTTTGCCAAACTCGATGTACGCGGCAAAGGCGATAAGAAGTTCTTGTGGATCCAAAGCAAGAACAAAACAAAGAATGCTCCCAATCAAATGCAGAGTTTTGTGGGCAATGAAGCTGCCGATGAATTTGTGAACGACATCACACCACTGCGCGCTATTCGTTCCCTTGGTACACTAAGCAAAAAAGAGCTCAAAGAGCTTGGGCTCAAAAACAGCAAAGACAAACTCACGCTTAAATGCGACGGCAAAACACACACACTGATGATCGGCGGAAGCACTTTCGGATCGGCTGATCGCTATGCGAAGTTTCCAAAAAAGAATACCGTGTTTTTGCTCAAAGCCGACCTCATTCGCCATCTCGAATCGGCCCAGACTCGACTTATGCAGCGCAATATGCAGCGCTTTAAGTTTGCAGACGTGGATGAAATTGTCGTGAAAGTTGATAACAAAACGCGCACCTTGCTTCACCGCGACAGGCGAGAGCCTGCGAAGGCCCAATGGGTCGATAAGGCCAACCCGACACAGCGCAATGAATTGTATGGCAACTGGTTAAAGAAGGTTGAAGCATTGCGTGCCCAACGCTATCTCGCGCCTAAACAATCCCCAAACGATCTGCTTAAGGACAAACAAGTCAAAGCTGAGCCTGCCTTGATTCTTGAATTCATCGCAGAAGGCAAAAGCATCGGACACTTTGAAATGCTGCAAGCGACAGCGGAGGTAGAAAGTTTTTACGGGAAAAGCGATGCAACTCGTTCCTGGGTTGAGTTAATTACATCTTCCGCTAAGCAAGTGACGGCCGATGCAAGGCCAGTGGTGGGTTTGGAAGCCATGCCGAGCCAAAGCAGCATACAGTCCATCCCCCAAAACCCACACGCTCATCCTTAA